From a region of the Archocentrus centrarchus isolate MPI-CPG fArcCen1 chromosome 18, fArcCen1, whole genome shotgun sequence genome:
- the irs4b gene encoding insulin receptor substrate 2-B, with protein sequence MANFTNYQEGKAAMLMVETQQRDVGTKPAAATAANGDGSVGEPPSPLINIGGGGGGGGGGGGSSSSSSGVGGGGGGGSRFHHLPPSNHFHLSHHHPPKDPQQQHHYQQQQQHLSGESTAESPGRKPAASSSCNQVHTAEDPAASSAASSSHVYTPVNVVSSSDVVDDIRKCGYLRKQKHGHKRFFVLRAASHLGPSRLEYYDSEKKFRNSLRSAAAAAAASGGAVLPSPPKRVIYLYQCFTVNKRADSKNKHLIALYTKDEYFAIVAENEQEQEDWYVAISELMSEGKKGHLDSDDLDDGYGTVTPGTVFKEVWQVNVKPKGLGQTKNLTGVYRLCLSTKTIHLVKLNSETPCVNLQLMNIRRCGHSESFFFIEVGRSSSIGPGEIWMQVDDSVVAQNMHETILETMKALKAFAEFRPRSKSQSSGSNHMPFITTRRHLGNLPPSQTGLQRRSRTESVVGTPPSSKSSVASGYRFRTSSEGEGTMNRPFRSATGSLVHLNTARPHHGRQEGSGGSSGSGVATGNAGTSTGSGRYVRAVAGASSTYHARSASLPVSHFPSTTSPVSVSSSSGHGSVSDTLTRPSSASICGSPSDGGFNSSDEYGSSPGDFRYFRVRSNTPDSLGNTPPIREENCLNDYMAMGWNREVFGTSGGSGNNSGADTPRDESTSTTEDERFSSSSLRRRTHSFTRPTGGATGVAVYQKMTQTNFSLDEGSDVVLPFGSGLLRGGPSSSSSSLRSDYSSCSEHSQQSRPSTLSRTEAGAERPPLSSSVKEDSGYMPMMCGVVVSPRDTPPDYMPMQPSSYSHHVSHSPQFHSPALATRSVHHHHPQLQSQSSTDSHGYMMMLPGGGGGGSPSPVQASPSPHSSSSLVGACASDSIAERPENGEYMDMSYSSGGGRKVSNEGSSGYYTTGTPEGTPKPYSPYFSLPRSYKAPSREREERAYGEYVPMSSPAKPVYSSVATASVSTPEKRSGGGSSTSTPSHPPPPYSAHHTTAAMADRRIVRPNRLPLGRRSFHGPLRVSEPSMASAGTLTSVPTTGSSSEGPSSPGEYINIEFGDHYPLQQEPPAYPHSAQDEAPSLGSSDHCRSPPQDYMSVEVGPDQQDSSDCLGKNQSPRPSLVAPWNPPSYIRPLASNPATLASPGVQAGGHWRSIGDDYTDMTFNVSRGDGTQTSPTAMLQHLCAIEGRYCHPPHTTTTTTTTTSSSSISPPLPPTSPDRASIHQVEPKVVRADPQGRRRHSSETFSSTSSSNSTPSGGGLGSSATHPTLANPTAPNGSYLTEGQASRWASSASFDSVWMSVEGVGDSSAHHAPARTTETGTASRTSASSSSSTAPGAGRMCRNMSVGYQNGLNYIALELREDGSNTGALTSGAGSSNGSTAAVGTVPLPENGAYASIDFTKSDGVTTTTKD encoded by the coding sequence ATGGCAAATTTCACGAACTATCAGGAAGGCAAGGCAGCAATGTTGATGGTGGAGACGCAGCAGAGGGACGTGGGGACGAAACCTGCGGCCGCCACCGCTGCAAACGGAGACGGCTCGGTCGGGGAACCCCCTTCCCCGTTAATTAATAtcggcggaggaggaggaggaggtggtggtggtggtggtagtagtagtagtagtagcggTGTTggaggcggcggcggcggcggctcTCGTTTCCACCATTTACCTCCCTCAAACCACTTCCACCTTAGCCACCATCACCCGCCAAAGGATCCACAGCAGCAACATCactaccagcagcagcagcagcatctttcCGGGGAAAGTACTGCAGAGTCTCCGGGCAGGAAACCTGCCGCCTCCTCGTCTTGCAACCAGGTACACACAGCCGAGGATCCCGCCGCTTCCTCCGCCGCCAGCAGCAGCCATGTATACACGCCTGTGAACGTTGTAAGCAGCTCAGACGTTGTGGATGATATCCGAAAGTGTGGCTATTTAAGAAAGCAAAAGCATGGACACAAGAGGTTTTTCGTGCTTCGGGCTGCCAGCCACCTCGGGCCGAGCCGCCTGGAGTACTACGACAGCGAGAAGAAATTCAGGAACAGCCTTCGCTCTGCTGCCGCCGCGGCCGCCGCCAGTGGCGGAGCGGTCCTCCCCTCTCCTCCAAAAAGGGTGATTTACCTCTACCAGTGCTTCACCGTGAACAAAAGGGCGGattccaaaaacaaacacctcATCGCCCTTTATACTAAGGACGAGTACTTTGCCATTGTCGCTGAAAACGAGCAGGAGCAGGAGGACTGGTATGTAGCCATCAGTGAGCTGATGAGTGAGGGCAAAAAAGGACACTTGGACTCTGATGATTTAGATGATGGATATGGTACAGTCACCCCCGGTACTGTCTTTAAAGAGGTGTGGCAGGTGAATGTAAAACCCAAAGGACTGGGCCAAACCAAAAACCTCACAGGTGTTTACCGGCTATGCCTCTCTACTAAAACTATTCACCTCGTTAAGTTGAACTCTGAGACACCCTGTGTTAACCTGCAGCTGATGAACATCAGGCGCTGTGGACATTCAGAAAGTTTCTTTTTCATCGAGGTGGGTCGCTCCTCTTCTATTGGGCCTGGAGAGATATGGATGCAGGTGGATGATTCTGTGGTGGCCCAAAACATGCATGAGACTATCTTGGAAACGATGAAAGCATTGAAAGCTTTTGCTGAATTTCGGCCGAGGAGTAAAAGTCAGTCGTCAGGCTCCAATCACATGCCATTTATCACAACAAGGCGCCACCTGGGTAACCTGCCGCCAAGTCAGACTGGGCTGCAGCGGCGGTCAAGGACAGAGTCAGTGGTTGGTACACCGCCATCGAGTAAAAGTTCCGTGGCTAGTGGTTATCGCTTTCGGACATCCAGTGAGGGTGAGGGTACGATGAACCGGCCGTTTCGCTCTGCCACAGGAAGTTTGGTTCACCTTAATACGGCGCGGCCCCATCATGGTCGCCAGGAGGGCAGTGGCGGCAGCAGTGGGAGTGGCGTAGCCACAGGAAATGCTGGTACAAGCACCGGCAGCGGGCGCTATGTCAGAGCTGTTGCAGGGGCGTCATCAACCTATCACGCCCGCTCCGCCTCGCTGCCAGTCTCCCACTTCCCCTCCACCACCAGCCCCGTGAGCGTTTCTTCCAGCAGCGGCCACGGCTCCGTCTCTGATACGCTCACCCGCCCATCAAGCGCCTCAATATGCGGCTCTCCATCAGATGGTGGCTTCAACTCTTCAGATGAGTATGGCTCCAGTCCTGGCGACTTCCGCTACTTCCGAGTACGGAGTAACACACCAGACTCCCTTGGCAACACCCCACCAATCAGAGAGGAAAATTGTCTAAATGATTACATGGCCATGGGCTGGAATCGGGAGGTCTTTGGCACCAGTGGTGGCTCTGGAAACAACAGTGGAGCTGATACACCTCGTGATGAGAGCACATCAACAACAGAGGATGAGCGTTTCTCTTCATCATCACTGAGGAGGAGGACTCACTCTTTTACCAGACCTACAGGTGGTGCAACTGGAGTGGCAGTTTATCAGAAAATGACGCAGACCAACTTCTCATTAGACGAGGGGTCAGATGTTGTGTTACCATTTGGCAGCGGGCTGCTCCGTGGGGGgccgtcctcctcctcttcctcgctgCGCTCCGACTACAGCTCCTGTTCCGAACACAGCCAGCAAAGCCGTCCCTCCACGCTCTCCCGGACAGAGGCTGGTGCTGAGCGCCCTCCCCTTTCCTCCTCCGTCAAGGAAGACAGTGGGTACATGCCCATGATGTGCGGTGTGGTGGTGTCACCAAGGGACACTCCCCCTGATTACATGCCTATGCAACCCAGTTCTTACTCCCACCACGTCTCCCATTCTCCTCAGTTTCACAGTCCAGCTTTAGCTACACGCTCAGTTCACCATCACCACCCTCAGCTCCAGTCCCAGTCCTCCACAGACTCCCACGGCTACATGATGATGCTCCCGGGGGGCGGCGGCGGCGGCTCCCCCTCCCCAGTTCAGGCCTCTCCCAGCCCTCACAGTAGCTCCAGCCTGGTTGGGGCTTGCGCAAGCGACAGCATAGCAGAAAGACCCGAGAATGGGGAATATATGGACATGTCGTACAGCAGCGGTGGGGGGCGCAAGGTCTCAAATGAAGGGAGCAGCGGTTATTATACAACTGGCACACCTGAGGGCACCCCCAAACCTTACAGCCCTTATTTCTCCCTTCCTCGCTCCTATAAGGCCCCTAGCAGAGAAAGGGAAGAGAGAGCGTACGGGGAGTATGTCCCCATGAGTTCTCCTGCCAAGCCAGTCTACTCATCAGTTGCCACAGCTTCAGTGTCAACACCAGAAAAGAGGAGTGGGGGAGGTAGTAGCACCTCCACTCCCTCTCACCCACCTCCGCCTTACAGTGCTCACCATACGACTGCAGCAAtggctgacagacgtattgtgaggCCCAACCGCCTCCCGTTAGGCCGAAGAAGTTTCCATGGTCCACTGCGGGTTAGTGAGCCCTCCATGGCGTCTGCAGGCACCTTAACTTCAGTCCCCACCACTGGTAGCTCATCTGAAGGGCCTTCCAGTCCTGGAGAGTATATTAACATTGAGTTTGGTGATCACTACCCTCTCCAGCAAGAGCCACCTGCCTACCCTCACTCTGCCCAAGACGAAGCGCCTTCCCTGGGATCCAGTGACCACTGTCGCTCCCCTCCCCAGGACTACATGAGTGTGGAAGTAGGACCAGACCAGCAGGATAGTTCTGATTGTCTGGGTAAGAACCAGTCCCCCAGACCCAGCCTGGTTGCCCCATGGAACCCACCCAGCTATATTCGACCCCTGGCTAGCAATCCTGCAACGCTGGCCTCCCCTGGAGTCCAGGCCGGAGGTCACTGGAGGTCAATTGGGGACGACTACACGGACATGACATTTAACGTCAGCAGAGGTGATGGGACACAAACGAGCCCTACAGCCATGCTGCAGCATCTCTGTGCGATAGAGGGGCGTTACTGTCACCCTcctcacaccaccaccaccaccaccaccaccacctcctcctcctccatttctcctcctctccccccGACGAGCCCAGACAGGGCGTCAATACACCAAGTGGAGCCCAAGGTGGTCCGAGCCGACCCCCAAGGCAGGAGAAGACACAGCTCCGAGACAttctcctccacctcttcctctAATTCAACTCCCTCTGGAGGAGGGCTTGGCTCCTCAGCCACACACCCCACACTGGCTAACCCCACAGCCCCCAACGGATCTTATCTAACTGAGGGTCAGGCTTCCAGATGGGCCAGCTCAGCATCTTTCGACAGTGTGTGGATGTCTGTGGAGGGTGTGGGGGATTCTTCAGCTCACCATGCCCCAGCAAGAACAACAGAAACGGGCACGGCCTCCAGGACTTCAgcatcatcctcctcttccacgGCGCCTGGAGCTGGCAGAATGTGCAGGAACATGTCAGTCGGCTATCAGAATGGCCTCAACTACATTGCCTTGGAGCTGAGGGAGGATGGAAGTAATACGGGAGCCCTGACGTCGGGAGCAGGTAGCAGCAACGGGAGCACAGCGGCGGTGGGGACGGTGCCTCTGCCAGAGAACGGAGCCTATGCCAGTATAGACTTCACCAAATCAGACGGAGTCACCACAACAACCAAGG
- the gc2 gene encoding retinal guanylyl cyclase 2 isoform X1 yields the protein MQQQRCAFISLPQTWKKTPEPSPDVCLSFLASLINSSPSNHPSSSSHPCFCCSPHLCPSFAPFSLCGLLRLLFVLLASVCLLTCPAQAAWFRVGVVGPWGCDPLFAKALPSVAAQLAVNRINKDPSLSYAVTFEYAVLQEPCETSRALEAFMGFHTKASGYIGPANPGYCDAASMLSKGWNKALFPWGCVGYELDDVRSHPTFARSMARPTWVLLSVMSYFRWAHVGIISSSEDIWKDTASKVADALRSHGMPVRLVTFMENTPHGIRRALTKIRKMREIRVVILCMHSALIGGTVQRLLLETAYDMQMIDGSLVFVPYDTLLYSLPYHNVTYPALKRNGKLLRAYDAMLTITIDSPQVSFYEAYKEAMGKGEVARTLEPQQVSPLFGTIYNSVMFMAHAVHQVLESKEWMSGGNLAQHTRNLAFQGFSHPIKTNSSGAALLDYLILDTDGISWELKPTHKIDMEIGMVRFLGKDIHFPRGNEPWKDASCWFTPGVICSGGVDLFSTISAFFGVIAAFIGAVPLIYCIRRRINQIRLVRGPNKILLTLADVTFINPSLSNKKLSLDDSRTSGMKSMSERSLASTISTQSPATYENSNVVIFEGDWAWLKRLPYGTFGSISPKTSDVFELMKDMRHENVNPFLGFFHDCGVFAIVTEFCSRGSLEDLLLNEDVKLDWMFKSSLLLDLIKGMKYLHHRGVSHTRLKSRNCVVDGRFVLKVTDYGYNEVLESQRFPYVEPRTDELLWTAPEILRSSQPGLHGTLPGDVYSFAIIMQEVVVRGPPFCMLDLSDKEIIEKLRKPPPLCRPVVSPDYAPMECIQLMKQCWNEQPDKRPPFDEIFDQFKNINKGKKTNIIDSMLRMLEQYSSNLEELIRERTEELEIEKQKTEKLLTQMLPPSVAEALKVGGTVKPEYFDQVSLYFSDIVGFTTISANSEPIEVVDLLNDLYTLFDAIIGNHDVYKVETIGDAYMVASGVPVPNGIRHAVEIANMALDILSAVGTFKMRHMPDVPVRIRIGLHTGPCVAGVVGLTMPRYCLFGDTVTTASRMESSGMPYRIHVHQSTVKVLHDLNLGYKLELRGRTEVRGKGIEETYWLVGRDGFTKPLPVPPELKSGTSICIPRKQSKDMKLMFHKAVKKISHVRVVTQLYVHEDDDNVMMTHH from the exons ATGCAACAACAGCGCTGTGCCTTCATCTCCTTACCTCAGACATGGAAGAAGACACCAGAACCATCTCCTGATGTCTGCCTTTCCTTCTTGGCTTCTCTAATTAACTCTTCTCCTTCCAATcatccatcttcctcctcacatccatgtttctgctgctctcctcatCTTTGTCCTTCCTTTGCACCCTTTTCCCTTTGTGGCCTCCTGAGGCTCCTCTTTGTCCTCCTGGCCTCCGTGTGTTTACTGACCTGCCCAGCCCAGGCTGCCTGGTTTCGGGTTGGGGTGGTGGGGCCCTGGGGATGTGACCCTCTCTTTGCCAAGGCCCTTCCAAGTGTGGCGGCACAGCTCGCCGTCAACCGCATCAACAAGGACCCTTCGCTGTCCTACGCTGTAACGTTCGAGTATGCAGTGCTGCAG GAGCCATGTGAGACATCCAGGGCACTGGAGGCATTCATGGGTTTCCACACCAAAGCTTCAGGCTACATTGGACCAGCCAACCCAGGCTACTGTGATGCTGCTTCAATGCTGAGCAAAGGCTGGAATAAA GCATTGTTTCCTTGGGGATGTGTTGGCTATGAGTTGGATGATGTTCGGAGCCATCCAACCTTTGCTCGCTCAATGGCAAGACCTACTTGGGTCCTACTCAGTGTCATGAGCTACTTCAGGTGGGCTCACGTTGGCATAATTTCTTCCTCTGAGGACATCTGGAAGGATACGGCTTCCAAG GTGGCTGATGCCTTGAGGAGCCATGGCATGCCAGTCAGACTTGTCACTTTTATGGAGAACACACCCCATGGCATCAGACGAGCTCTCACTAAAATCCGCAAGATGAGAGAAATACGAG TTGTGATCCTCTGCATGCACTCAGCACTGATCGGTGGCACAGTCCAGAGGCTTCTATTGGAGACGGCCTATGACATGCAGATGATCGATGGCTCTCTAGTGTTTGTTCCATATGACACACTGCTCTACAGCCTGCCCTACCATAACGTGACCTACCCAGCTCTGAAGAGGAATGGAAAACTGCTGCGGGCTTACGACGCCATGCTGACCATCACTATTGACTCACCCCAGGTGTCATTCTATGAGGCCTACAAAGAAGCCATGGGGAAGGGAGAGGTGGCAAGAACATTGGAACCCCAACAG GTGTCTCCTCTGTTTGGTACAATCTACAACTCTGTTATGTTCATGGCTCATGCAGTGCATCAGGTTTTGGAGTCCAAGGAGTGGATGTCTGGAGGAAATCTGGCACAACACACCCGCAACTTAGCCTTCCAG GGCTTCAGCCACCCCATCAAAACCAACAGTTCAGGAGCAGCCCTGCTGGACTACCTCATATTAGACACAGACGGAATATCCTGGGAGCTGAAGCCAACACACAA GATCGACATGGAGATAGGTATGGTCCGCTTCTTGGGTAAAGACATCCATTTCCCTCGAGGTAATGAACCCTGGAAAGATGCCTCATGCTGGTTTACTCCAGGAGTCATCTGCTCAGGAG GAGTGGATTTGTTCTCTACCATAAGCGCATTCTTCGGGGTGATTGCTGCCTTTATTGGTGCTGTCCCACTGATTTACTGCATCAG GCGACGGATCAATCAGATCCGACTGGTCAGAGGTCCCAACAAGATCTTGCTGACATTGGCTGATGTCACATTCATAAACCCATCACTTAGCAATAAG AAGCTGAGTCTGGATGACAGCAGGACTAGTGGCATGAAGAGCATGTCTGAGCGCAGTCTTGCCTCAACCATCTCCACCCAATCTCCAGCCACCTATGAAAATTCCAACGTTGTCATTTTTGAG GGGGACTGGGCGTGGCTGAAGAGACTACCTTATGGGACATTTGGCAGCATCAGCCCCAAAACGAGCGATGTGTTTGAATTG ATGAAGGACATGCGTCATGAGAATGTCAACCCTTTCCTGGGCTTCTTTCATGACTGTGGCGTGTTTGCCATTGTAACCGAGTTCTGCTCCAGAGGCAGCCTGGAGGACTTGCTCCTAAATGAAGATGTCAAACTCGACtggatgttcaagtcatctctgTTGCTGGATCTAATTAAG GGTATGAAGTATCTTCATCACCGTGGAGTATCTCACACCCGTCTCAAGTCTCGCAACTGCGTAGTGGATGGGCGTTTTGTCTTAAAGGTCACGGACTATGGCTACAATGAGGTTCTAGAGTCTCAAAGGTTCCCCTATGTTGAACCACGTACAGATG AGTTACTTTGGACAGCTCCAGAGATCCTGAGGAGCAGTCAGCCAGGACTACACGGGACCCTACCGGGTGATGTGTACAGCTTTGCCATCATCATGCAGGAGGTGGTGGTGAGAGGGCCTCCATTCTGCATGTTGGATCTGTCCGATAAAG AAATAATAGAGAAGCTGCGTaagcctcctcctctctgtcgtCCGGTGGTCAGTCCGGACTATGCTCCAATGGAGTGCATCCAGCTGATGAAACAGTGCTGGAACGAACAGCCAGACAAGAGGCCGCCCTTTGACGAGATCTTTGACCAG tttaaaaacatcaacaagGGGAAGAAAACCAACATCATTGACTCCATGCTGAGGATGCTGGAGCAGTACTCGTCTAACCTGGAGGAGCTCATCAGAGAGCGGACAGAGGAGCTGGAGATAGAGAAACAGAAGACAGAGAAGCTTTTGACGCAGATGCTGCCTCC gtctGTGGCAGAAGCTTTGAAGGTGGGCGGGACAGTCAAGCCAGAATATTTTGATCAGGTGTCGCTCTATTTCAGCGACATCGTTGGCTTCACCACCATCTCAGCTAACAGCGAACCCATTGAGGTGGTCGATCTCCTCAACGACCTCTACACGCTCTTTGACGCCATTATAGGAAACCACGACGTCTACAAG GTGGAGACGATAGGTGATGCTTACATGGTGGCATCAGGCGTTCCGGTCCCTAACGGCATCCGACACGCTGTAGAAATAGCCAACATGGCTCTTGACATCCTGAGTGCTGTGGGGACCTTTAAAATGAGACACATGCCTGATGTTCCAGTGAGAATACGAATAGGACTACACACAG GTCCATGTGTAGCAGGTGTTGTGGGTCTCACCATGCCTCGCTACTGTCTGTTTGGAGACACAGTGACCACTGCCTCTCGTATGGAGTCCAGCGGGATGC CTTACAGGATCCACGTCCATCAGAGTACAGTGAAGGTCCTGCATGACCTAAATCTTGGCTACAAGTTGGAGTTGAGAGGAAGGACAGAAGTCCGG GGGAAAGGAATAGAGGAGACCTACTGGCTCGTAGGAAGAGATGGATTTACTAAACCTCTGCCTGTTCCTCCAGAACTCAAGTCCGG caCCAGCATTTGCATCCCGAGGAAGCAATCAAAGGACATGAAGCTAATGTTTCACAAGGCAGTGAAGAAGATCTCGCATGTCCGTGTCGTGACGCAGCTCTACGTGCACGAAGATGACGACAACGTCATGATGACGCATCACTGA
- the gc2 gene encoding retinal guanylyl cyclase 2 isoform X2 yields the protein MQQQRCAFISLPQTWKKTPEPSPDVCLSFLASLINSSPSNHPSSSSHPCFCCSPHLCPSFAPFSLCGLLRLLFVLLASVCLLTCPAQAAWFRVGVVGPWGCDPLFAKALPSVAAQLAVNRINKDPSLSYAVTFEYAVLQEPCETSRALEAFMGFHTKASGYIGPANPGYCDAASMLSKGWNKALFPWGCVGYELDDVRSHPTFARSMARPTWVLLSVMSYFRWAHVGIISSSEDIWKDTASKVADALRSHGMPVRLVTFMENTPHGIRRALTKIRKMREIRVVILCMHSALIGGTVQRLLLETAYDMQMIDGSLVFVPYDTLLYSLPYHNVTYPALKRNGKLLRAYDAMLTITIDSPQVSFYEAYKEAMGKGEVARTLEPQQVSPLFGTIYNSVMFMAHAVHQVLESKEWMSGGNLAQHTRNLAFQGFSHPIKTNSSGAALLDYLILDTDGISWELKPTHKIDMEIGMVRFLGKDIHFPRGNEPWKDASCWFTPGVICSGGVDLFSTISAFFGVIAAFIGAVPLIYCIRRRINQIRLVRGPNKILLTLADVTFINPSLSNKKLSLDDSRTSGMKSMSERSLASTISTQSPATYENSNVVIFEGDWAWLKRLPYGTFGSISPKTSDVFELMKDMRHENVNPFLGFFHDCGVFAIVTEFCSRGSLEDLLLNEDVKLDWMFKSSLLLDLIKGMKYLHHRGVSHTRLKSRNCVVDGRFVLKVTDYGYNEVLESQRFPYVEPRTDELLWTAPEILRSSQPGLHGTLPGDVYSFAIIMQEVVVRGPPFCMLDLSDKEIIEKLRKPPPLCRPVVSPDYAPMECIQLMKQCWNEQPDKRPPFDEIFDQFKNINKGKKTNIIDSMLRMLEQYSSNLEELIRERTEELEIEKQKTEKLLTQMLPPSVAEALKVGGTVKPEYFDQVSLYFSDIVGFTTISANSEPIEVVDLLNDLYTLFDAIIGNHDVYKVETIGDAYMVASGVPVPNGIRHAVEIANMALDILSAVGTFKMRHMPDVPVRIRIGLHTGPCVAGVVGLTMPRYCLFGDTVTTASRMESSGMPYRIHVHQSTVKVLHDLNLGYKLELRGRTEVRGKGIEETYWLVGRDGFTKPLPVPPELKSGQMAHGLQMAEIAQYKKRKAEKQQQEQLAKKKN from the exons ATGCAACAACAGCGCTGTGCCTTCATCTCCTTACCTCAGACATGGAAGAAGACACCAGAACCATCTCCTGATGTCTGCCTTTCCTTCTTGGCTTCTCTAATTAACTCTTCTCCTTCCAATcatccatcttcctcctcacatccatgtttctgctgctctcctcatCTTTGTCCTTCCTTTGCACCCTTTTCCCTTTGTGGCCTCCTGAGGCTCCTCTTTGTCCTCCTGGCCTCCGTGTGTTTACTGACCTGCCCAGCCCAGGCTGCCTGGTTTCGGGTTGGGGTGGTGGGGCCCTGGGGATGTGACCCTCTCTTTGCCAAGGCCCTTCCAAGTGTGGCGGCACAGCTCGCCGTCAACCGCATCAACAAGGACCCTTCGCTGTCCTACGCTGTAACGTTCGAGTATGCAGTGCTGCAG GAGCCATGTGAGACATCCAGGGCACTGGAGGCATTCATGGGTTTCCACACCAAAGCTTCAGGCTACATTGGACCAGCCAACCCAGGCTACTGTGATGCTGCTTCAATGCTGAGCAAAGGCTGGAATAAA GCATTGTTTCCTTGGGGATGTGTTGGCTATGAGTTGGATGATGTTCGGAGCCATCCAACCTTTGCTCGCTCAATGGCAAGACCTACTTGGGTCCTACTCAGTGTCATGAGCTACTTCAGGTGGGCTCACGTTGGCATAATTTCTTCCTCTGAGGACATCTGGAAGGATACGGCTTCCAAG GTGGCTGATGCCTTGAGGAGCCATGGCATGCCAGTCAGACTTGTCACTTTTATGGAGAACACACCCCATGGCATCAGACGAGCTCTCACTAAAATCCGCAAGATGAGAGAAATACGAG TTGTGATCCTCTGCATGCACTCAGCACTGATCGGTGGCACAGTCCAGAGGCTTCTATTGGAGACGGCCTATGACATGCAGATGATCGATGGCTCTCTAGTGTTTGTTCCATATGACACACTGCTCTACAGCCTGCCCTACCATAACGTGACCTACCCAGCTCTGAAGAGGAATGGAAAACTGCTGCGGGCTTACGACGCCATGCTGACCATCACTATTGACTCACCCCAGGTGTCATTCTATGAGGCCTACAAAGAAGCCATGGGGAAGGGAGAGGTGGCAAGAACATTGGAACCCCAACAG GTGTCTCCTCTGTTTGGTACAATCTACAACTCTGTTATGTTCATGGCTCATGCAGTGCATCAGGTTTTGGAGTCCAAGGAGTGGATGTCTGGAGGAAATCTGGCACAACACACCCGCAACTTAGCCTTCCAG GGCTTCAGCCACCCCATCAAAACCAACAGTTCAGGAGCAGCCCTGCTGGACTACCTCATATTAGACACAGACGGAATATCCTGGGAGCTGAAGCCAACACACAA GATCGACATGGAGATAGGTATGGTCCGCTTCTTGGGTAAAGACATCCATTTCCCTCGAGGTAATGAACCCTGGAAAGATGCCTCATGCTGGTTTACTCCAGGAGTCATCTGCTCAGGAG GAGTGGATTTGTTCTCTACCATAAGCGCATTCTTCGGGGTGATTGCTGCCTTTATTGGTGCTGTCCCACTGATTTACTGCATCAG GCGACGGATCAATCAGATCCGACTGGTCAGAGGTCCCAACAAGATCTTGCTGACATTGGCTGATGTCACATTCATAAACCCATCACTTAGCAATAAG AAGCTGAGTCTGGATGACAGCAGGACTAGTGGCATGAAGAGCATGTCTGAGCGCAGTCTTGCCTCAACCATCTCCACCCAATCTCCAGCCACCTATGAAAATTCCAACGTTGTCATTTTTGAG GGGGACTGGGCGTGGCTGAAGAGACTACCTTATGGGACATTTGGCAGCATCAGCCCCAAAACGAGCGATGTGTTTGAATTG ATGAAGGACATGCGTCATGAGAATGTCAACCCTTTCCTGGGCTTCTTTCATGACTGTGGCGTGTTTGCCATTGTAACCGAGTTCTGCTCCAGAGGCAGCCTGGAGGACTTGCTCCTAAATGAAGATGTCAAACTCGACtggatgttcaagtcatctctgTTGCTGGATCTAATTAAG GGTATGAAGTATCTTCATCACCGTGGAGTATCTCACACCCGTCTCAAGTCTCGCAACTGCGTAGTGGATGGGCGTTTTGTCTTAAAGGTCACGGACTATGGCTACAATGAGGTTCTAGAGTCTCAAAGGTTCCCCTATGTTGAACCACGTACAGATG AGTTACTTTGGACAGCTCCAGAGATCCTGAGGAGCAGTCAGCCAGGACTACACGGGACCCTACCGGGTGATGTGTACAGCTTTGCCATCATCATGCAGGAGGTGGTGGTGAGAGGGCCTCCATTCTGCATGTTGGATCTGTCCGATAAAG AAATAATAGAGAAGCTGCGTaagcctcctcctctctgtcgtCCGGTGGTCAGTCCGGACTATGCTCCAATGGAGTGCATCCAGCTGATGAAACAGTGCTGGAACGAACAGCCAGACAAGAGGCCGCCCTTTGACGAGATCTTTGACCAG tttaaaaacatcaacaagGGGAAGAAAACCAACATCATTGACTCCATGCTGAGGATGCTGGAGCAGTACTCGTCTAACCTGGAGGAGCTCATCAGAGAGCGGACAGAGGAGCTGGAGATAGAGAAACAGAAGACAGAGAAGCTTTTGACGCAGATGCTGCCTCC gtctGTGGCAGAAGCTTTGAAGGTGGGCGGGACAGTCAAGCCAGAATATTTTGATCAGGTGTCGCTCTATTTCAGCGACATCGTTGGCTTCACCACCATCTCAGCTAACAGCGAACCCATTGAGGTGGTCGATCTCCTCAACGACCTCTACACGCTCTTTGACGCCATTATAGGAAACCACGACGTCTACAAG GTGGAGACGATAGGTGATGCTTACATGGTGGCATCAGGCGTTCCGGTCCCTAACGGCATCCGACACGCTGTAGAAATAGCCAACATGGCTCTTGACATCCTGAGTGCTGTGGGGACCTTTAAAATGAGACACATGCCTGATGTTCCAGTGAGAATACGAATAGGACTACACACAG GTCCATGTGTAGCAGGTGTTGTGGGTCTCACCATGCCTCGCTACTGTCTGTTTGGAGACACAGTGACCACTGCCTCTCGTATGGAGTCCAGCGGGATGC CTTACAGGATCCACGTCCATCAGAGTACAGTGAAGGTCCTGCATGACCTAAATCTTGGCTACAAGTTGGAGTTGAGAGGAAGGACAGAAGTCCGG GGGAAAGGAATAGAGGAGACCTACTGGCTCGTAGGAAGAGATGGATTTACTAAACCTCTGCCTGTTCCTCCAGAACTCAAGTCCGG ACAAATGGCCCACGGGCTGCAGATGGCCGAGATAGCCCAGTACAAGAAACGGAAAGCCGAGAAACAACAACAGGAACAACttgcaaagaagaaaaactga